A window of Nicotiana tabacum cultivar K326 chromosome 24, ASM71507v2, whole genome shotgun sequence contains these coding sequences:
- the LOC107807782 gene encoding uncharacterized protein LOC107807782 produces MDKHGVEASNPLATIEDIQKRLTRPPPLHSPQPPSSAVASHLYELQHQNSSNVDTSQLQKRRKLITEKLRANVKVTNQKLEDYFDLALLSSIRAKMNNIMKEKGRTSMKVKNEFEEFVVWPAGEDDLDVFSESSRRTDDEAIVDLKNDDEDSFGNNGEEIQVDCVDPFQQFESTALIRFKR; encoded by the exons ATGGATAAACATGGCGTTGAAGCTTCGAATCCTCTCGCCACAATTGAAGATATTCAAAAACGCTTAACTCGTCCTCCGCCGCTTCACTCTCCGCAACCTCCGTCCTCTGCCGTCGCATCTCATCT GTATGAATTACAGCATCAGAACTCATCGAATGTGGATACATCTCAATTGcagaaaaggagaaaactaatTACAGAGAAATTGAGAGCTAACGTTAAGGTAACGAATCAGAAGTTAGAAGATTACTTCGATCTAGCTCTCCTCTCTTCAATTCGTGCGAAAATGAACAATATTATGAAGGAAAAAGGTAGAACGTCGATGAAAGTGAAGAACGAATTCGAGGAATTTGTTGTGTGGCCTGCTGGAGAAGATGATTTGGATGTGTTTTCAGAAAGTAGCAGAAGAACAGATGATGAAGCAATTGTTGATCTCAAAAACGACGACGAAGATTCGTTCGGGAATAACGGTGAAGAAATCCAGGTGGATTGCGTGGATCCGTTTCAACAGTTTGAATCAACAGCACTCATCCGGTTCAAGAGATGA